GCGGTGGTGACTTCCGCGCTGCCCCAATCGGTGGTGCCATCCCACAAGCCATTGTATGCATCAGCACCAAGTGTGCTGAGCAGAACGGTTTCGAGCAGGTGCATCTTGGTCCATTGCTCGCCGAGCGCAAGGGGCTGGACGCCTGCGGCTTCGAGCGTATCCATGGCGGCAAACCATTCATCCATGTTGGTGGGAACTTCGACGCCGTTGGCTTCGAGGAGGGCCGGGTTATACCACAGCACGTTTGCGCGATGGATGTTCACCGGCACGGAATAGATGTTGCCGTCCGACGAGATGAGCGGGATGAGCGTCTCGGGCATAACTTCAAGCCAGCCTTCGGCTTCATACAGGTCATTCAAAGGCTGAATCTGGCCGCCAGCCACATAGGTACCGATCAATTCCTGCCCGGCGTGACCTTGCCAGCTGTCGGGCGGTTCACCGGATTGCAAACGGGTGGCAAGCACAGCGCGCGCATTGGTTCCCGCGCCGCCCGCAACCGCCGAGTTGACGAACTCGATGTCGGGATTCGCGCCGTTGAAGACTGCGATCATGGCGTCGAGTCCGGCCGCCTCACCGCCACCGGTCCACCAGGAGAACACTTCCACCTGGTCTCCAGCGGCTGCAGGAGCTTCGGTCGCTGCGGGAGCACCACATGCGGCGATCACGAACGAAGCGATTGCCAGCAAGCTCAATAGTGCAAATAGCTTTTTATTCATTCTTCTCTCCTTTATGTTAGGAATTTTGATTGGATCGAATTGATAAGGTGAGCATGTCGCAATCTTTCGATTTCGAATCACCTCCTTTCAAGATTTACAGGATGGGAAAGCACATCGTCCACGACGATGGCGATCGCGCCGATTAAACTCGCGTCCGGTCCAAAAGGCGAAAGGAGTATCTCAGCCTGTTGGTCGATTTCGGGGAGCGAGTGACGATCCACAGTTTCCTTGATGGCGGGCAGAAGATATTCGCCCGCAACGCTTAAAGGCCCGCCCAGGATGATCTTTTCTGGATTGAAAATGTTGATCAAGCCTGCAAATCCCTGTCCCATGGCGTGTCCGGCCTCGGTGAACGAATCGATGGCCTCTTTATCCCCGGCATCCGCAGCCTCTTTGATGAGCGGAATGCTCATGGGGGAATTCTTTTCCGCCATCAATTTGGGGACGATACTGGTGCGCTTTACCTCGAGTCTTGCCTGCATGCGTTGGATGATCGAATATTGGTTCGCATATGTTTCCCAGCACCCTCGGTTCCCGCAGTGACACACATTCTGCGAAGGTTCCGCCATGATGGGGGAATGACCGATCTCCCCCGCATAGCCGTTCTTACCTCGATATAGCTTCCCGTTCAAAAAAAGACCGCCGCCAATACCGACCCCGGCAAAAACAAAGAGAAAATCCCGGCATTGACGGGCAGTCCCAAACAGATGTTCGGCAATCGCTGCTGCGTTTGCGTCGTTTTCGACAAAGACTTTGAGTTTCGTCTGCTCGGAAAATATCTTTACAAAGGGAACGTTATGCCAGTGAAGGTTGGGAGCGAAGATCAAAAGCCCCTTGCCGGTATCCACCGTCCCGGGAGTTGATAAACCAAGACCCAGGAATTTATAGCCTTTGCGTTTTCCCGCAGTTATTGCGTCCTTGACGATCTGCAGGGTCTGGCCGATCATTTTTTCCTGGTCGTCCGAGGGATCTGCATCCTCCCGCCTGCGCCATTGGATGTTTCCCAATACATCGGTCACGGCAACGGAGACGAAATCCACGCCGAGTTCCACGCCAACGATACTGCCTGCTTGCGGATTGATCTCCAATAAAGTGGCGGGTCTTCCCGCGCCGCCGGTATTACTCCCCGTTTCATGCACCAATCCAAGGTCGATCAGTTCGTCCACCAGGCTTGACACGGTGGATTTGTTCAATCCGGTGATGGTTGCAATTTGCGCACGCGAAACAGGGGACTGATTGTGGATCAGTCTGAGAACCAGCGAGAGATTTGTCTCGCGAACAAACGCCTGGTCAGCCGTGTTCTTCGGGTTCATCAAATTCTAAGAATTAGTATGTTGGAGCAACAAACTAATTATAACGATTTAGGAGCGCTTGTCAACTTAAAAAAATCAGGCTCAAAATCCGCATCGTTCCGGACTTTGAGCCTGCCGCTGTCGACTTGAGCTTTGGTTTCGCTGTTATTTGACTCTCAAAGCATCCCAGCCTGCGTATCTGGCGGTATCTCCCAACTCAGCCTCGATGCGTAAAAGTTGATTGTATTTTGCCACACGGTCCGAGCGGGCGGGTGCTCCGGTCTTGATCTGACCCGTGTTGAGCGCGACGGCAAGGTCGGCGATGGTCGCATCTTCGGTTTCGCCGGAGCGATGCGAAGTGACCGTCCTCCAACCGGCGCGATGACACAGATCCACGGCTTCGATTGTTTCGGTGAGCGAACCGATCTGATTCACTTTCACCAGCAAAGCATTTGCAGCATCTTCCTTTATCGCGCGGCGGACGCGCTCCGGGTTGGTTACGAGCAGGTCGTCTCCGACGATTTGGATTTTGTCGCCAAGTTCCTTGTTCATTAATATCCAGGATTCCCAATCGTCCTGTGCATGGCCATCTTCAATTGAAACGATGGGATAATCTTTGACCCACTTTGCCCAGAACTCGACCATCTGTTCGCCGGTGAGTTCCTTGCCCTCTTTGCGAAGATTGTATTTTTTTGTTTTCTCATCGTACAGTTCAGAAGCGGCGGGGTCGAGCGCGATCGCAACCTGCCCGCCGCGACCCGCTTTGAATCCAGCTTTTTCTATCGCTGCAAGAATTAATTCCAAAGCCTCGTTGTTCGCCTTGAGCGCAGGCGCATATCCGCCTTCATCGCCGACGAGAGCGCCGTAGCCTTTTTCCTTCAAGACTGATTTCAACGCGTGATAGATCTCCGCGCCCCAGCGCAATCCCTCCGAAAAAGTCGGCGCCCCGAACGGCATGACCATGAACTCCTGCATGTCGGTGCTTTGCCAGCCAGTGTGCGCCCCGCCGTTCATGATATTCATCATGGGAACCGGCAGAACATGCGCATACACCCCGCCCAGATAGCGATATAGGGGCATCCCGAAAGAATTCGCAGCCGCTTTGGCGACGGCGAGACTGACTCCCAAAATCGCATTCGCTCCCAGTTTGGACTTGTTATGCGTCCCGTCCATCGCAAGCATTTCAGCATCGATGCCCTTCTGGTCGGATGCGTCCCAGCCGAAGAGCGCATCCGCGATCACGCCGTTGACGTTCGCCACTGCGTTTGCCACGCCCTTTCCCAAATACCTTTTCTTATCGCCGTCTCGCATTTCCAGCGCTTCGTGCTCGCCCGTTGATGCCCCGCTTGGGACAGCAGCGCGCCCCCACGACCCATCCATTAACAAAACCTCCACCTCCACAGTGGGGTTGCCGCGCGAATCCAGAACTTCAAGCGCGGAGATGCTTTCGATTGTTGTATCCATTTTCCTGGCTCCTTGTTTATTGCTCGACCCAAGTATAATCGTAATCAACGCGAAAGGAAAAAATGAAAATTATTTCAAAGCGTACAATGACGTGCTTGTTACTCGTAATCACATTATCTGCCTGCGGCGCGCCTGCGAATGGTGAAACCATTAGTGAACAGGATATCCTGATGACCTATTCCGTGGGCACGATGGTTTCGGGTTTTTTTGCAACACAAACTGCAATGGTCACGCCAACCCCGGCGAATACGAACACGCCGATTCCGACCAATACTTTTCTCCCAACCCCCACAATATTCAATACTCCGCCTCCCCTCGCCACGTGGACTCCCATACCGGTGTTCTTCAGCTCTACACCAAACATTGCCCTAACACCCTCCGTGACAGGAACTCCGCCTACGGCAACGGTCAATTCGGGCGCGCTTGCCTTTGGTTGCAATAACCTTGCCATTGTCCGGGATGCCAACTACCCAAGCGGGACAACTGTTGCGCCCGGCGAGAGTTTCGTCAAAACCTGGAAGGTCCAAAATACCGGCTCATGTGATTGGATAGGTTCCTATACTCTGTCCATCGTTTCGGATGACCATTTTGATTCTTCGTGGAATAAATTGGGAAGGATCGTCAAACCGGGAGATTGGGCGGAACTTTCCGTGTTTGTTGATGCGCCAAGGAGTGGAGGCACCTACTCTGCCTATTGGCGCCTGACCGATGGCGCAAACGCCTTTGGTGCCACTCTCGGACTGACGGTCGTGGTAGTCGAGTAACCCGAACTCAACCTAATTTTCACTGGTTTTTAGTCTTTAATCTTAATTCTTTCCTTTGCCGCCTTCAACAACCCTACAAAGAGCGGATGGGGTTTCATTGGGCGTGATAAAAATTCGGGGTGGAATTGGCTCGAGACCATGTATGGGTGATCTTTAAATTCCACGATCTCAACCAAACGCCCGTCAGGGGAAAGCCCCGAGAAGACCATGCCATTTTTCTCGAACTCTTCGCGGTACGCGTTATTGAATTCAAAGCGGTGTCGGTGCCGTTCTTCCACTTCAGGGACCTGATAAGCCGCGGCGGATTTCGTCCCTGGTTGAAGGACGCAGGGGTAGAGTCCGAGGCGCATCGTCCCGCCCATATCCGTGATGGAGCGCTGGTCAAGCATCAGGTCGATGATGGGGTGTTCGGTTCCGCGGTCGAATTCCGAGGAATTTGCATCTTCATGGTCGAGCACATTTCGTGCAAACTCGATGCACATGGTCTGCATTCCCAGGCATAAGCCGAGGTACGGAACTTTATTTTCGCGGGCATAACGTGCGGCAAGGATTTTACCTTCCACACCGCGCGAACCAAAACCGCCGGGCACGAGTACGGCATCCGCATTTTTTACGATGTCCCAGCCCTTGTCTTTTTCCAGATCTGCCGAATGCACCCAACTGATCGAGAGTTCCACCTGATTGGCAAGGGCGGCGTGTTTCAGTGCTTCGCGTACTGACATGTACGCGTCCTGTAATTCGACGTATTTTCCCACCAACGCTACATTTAATGTGGGTTTTTCTTTCCTGACATTTTCGACCAGCTTTTTCCAAGGTCGCATATCCGGTTTGCGCGTGGCTTTGATATCGAGTTTGTTCAATACCAATTCGCCCACGCCGAGCTCGTCCAAAAGAAGCGGTACTTCATAAAGGACGCTGGCAGTCTTCATGGGGATGACCGAATTCTTTTCCACATCGCAGAAGAGAGCGATCTTGTCGCATAAACTCCGGTCGATGTCCTGATCTGCGCGCGCGATGATGATATTCGGCGAGATACCGATGGAACGCAGAGCCGCCACTGAGTGCTGTGTTGGCTTGGTCTTGATCTCGCCAGTGGCGCCGATGGTGGGGAGCCAGGTCACATGGATGAACAGGCAATTCTCGCGACCCACCTCGTTTCGCAATTGGCGCAGCGCTTCGAGGAAGGGCTGCGACTCGATATCGCCGA
This portion of the Anaerolineales bacterium genome encodes:
- a CDS encoding ROK family transcriptional regulator, producing the protein MNPKNTADQAFVRETNLSLVLRLIHNQSPVSRAQIATITGLNKSTVSSLVDELIDLGLVHETGSNTGGAGRPATLLEINPQAGSIVGVELGVDFVSVAVTDVLGNIQWRRREDADPSDDQEKMIGQTLQIVKDAITAGKRKGYKFLGLGLSTPGTVDTGKGLLIFAPNLHWHNVPFVKIFSEQTKLKVFVENDANAAAIAEHLFGTARQCRDFLFVFAGVGIGGGLFLNGKLYRGKNGYAGEIGHSPIMAEPSQNVCHCGNRGCWETYANQYSIIQRMQARLEVKRTSIVPKLMAEKNSPMSIPLIKEAADAGDKEAIDSFTEAGHAMGQGFAGLINIFNPEKIILGGPLSVAGEYLLPAIKETVDRHSLPEIDQQAEILLSPFGPDASLIGAIAIVVDDVLSHPVNLERR
- a CDS encoding carbohydrate ABC transporter substrate-binding protein; this translates as MNKKLFALLSLLAIASFVIAACGAPAATEAPAAAGDQVEVFSWWTGGGEAAGLDAMIAVFNGANPDIEFVNSAVAGGAGTNARAVLATRLQSGEPPDSWQGHAGQELIGTYVAGGQIQPLNDLYEAEGWLEVMPETLIPLISSDGNIYSVPVNIHRANVLWYNPALLEANGVEVPTNMDEWFAAMDTLEAAGVQPLALGEQWTKMHLLETVLLSTLGADAYNGLWDGTTDWGSAEVTTALENYVKVLGYANEDSASLSWQDASKLVANGDAAFNVMGDWADGYFSGDTAGNNLGLTPGEGYGWAPVPGTAGVFQFLSDSFVLAVGAPHPDAATAWLKVAGSKEGQEAFNPVKGSICARTDCDTSLFGAYLQTAMEDWSKDTVVGSLTHGVVANDSWKTEIDTALGAFIADSNIETFQSALVAACTSSGPCK
- a CDS encoding CTP synthase yields the protein MATKYLFFTGGVVSSVGKGVTAAATGLLLKERGFKVAVQKLDPYINVDPGTMSPYQHGEVYVLDDGAETDLDLGHYERFIDIRLSRVSNFTTGQVYAEIISKERRGDYLGGTIQVIPHITNEIKRRIGLVEKETGAEVVILEVGGTVGDIESQPFLEALRQLRNEVGRENCLFIHVTWLPTIGATGEIKTKPTQHSVAALRSIGISPNIIIARADQDIDRSLCDKIALFCDVEKNSVIPMKTASVLYEVPLLLDELGVGELVLNKLDIKATRKPDMRPWKKLVENVRKEKPTLNVALVGKYVELQDAYMSVREALKHAALANQVELSISWVHSADLEKDKGWDIVKNADAVLVPGGFGSRGVEGKILAARYARENKVPYLGLCLGMQTMCIEFARNVLDHEDANSSEFDRGTEHPIIDLMLDQRSITDMGGTMRLGLYPCVLQPGTKSAAAYQVPEVEERHRHRFEFNNAYREEFEKNGMVFSGLSPDGRLVEIVEFKDHPYMVSSQFHPEFLSRPMKPHPLFVGLLKAAKERIKIKD
- the eno gene encoding phosphopyruvate hydratase; its protein translation is MDTTIESISALEVLDSRGNPTVEVEVLLMDGSWGRAAVPSGASTGEHEALEMRDGDKKRYLGKGVANAVANVNGVIADALFGWDASDQKGIDAEMLAMDGTHNKSKLGANAILGVSLAVAKAAANSFGMPLYRYLGGVYAHVLPVPMMNIMNGGAHTGWQSTDMQEFMVMPFGAPTFSEGLRWGAEIYHALKSVLKEKGYGALVGDEGGYAPALKANNEALELILAAIEKAGFKAGRGGQVAIALDPAASELYDEKTKKYNLRKEGKELTGEQMVEFWAKWVKDYPIVSIEDGHAQDDWESWILMNKELGDKIQIVGDDLLVTNPERVRRAIKEDAANALLVKVNQIGSLTETIEAVDLCHRAGWRTVTSHRSGETEDATIADLAVALNTGQIKTGAPARSDRVAKYNQLLRIEAELGDTARYAGWDALRVK